One Camelina sativa cultivar DH55 chromosome 3, Cs, whole genome shotgun sequence genomic window carries:
- the LOC104771610 gene encoding thionin-like protein 2, with translation MESKRVATLMMNNIMIVMVLMGYLLVQTSEANSTSHFKVCYSKCHMVCKSHTTFPKSLFCPFTCLLTCLVPTPPSPSPSYDTTGLTNKIDRTDYFCKLGCATHHCVSLSSLPNPNAEKVATCVDSCSEKCSKENKN, from the exons ATGGAGAGCAAAAGAGTTGCGACGTTGATGATGAACAACATTATGATAGTGATGGTACTAATGGGATACCTTCTGGTTCAGACGTCAGAGGCTAACTCTACTAGCCATTTTAAAGTTTGTTACTCAAAATGTCATATGGTGTGTAAATCCCATACGACGTTtccaaaatctcttttttgtccATTCACATGTCTTCTGACTTGTCTTGTTCCTACTCCACCATCACCTTCTCCTTCTTATGATACTACGggtttaacaaataaaattgatCGTACTGATTACTTCTGCAAACTCGGTTGTGCTACTCACCAttgtgtttctctttcttccctCCCAAATCCGA ATGCGGAGAAAGTTGCAACCTGTGTGGATTCGTGCTCGGAAAAATGCTCCAAGGAGAAtaaaaactga
- the LOC104771617 gene encoding thionin-like protein 2, whose amino-acid sequence MESQRMVMFVTMVTVMVMGNLLVEAEAQAPPPSSHPFKTCYRGCVVGCLYQKTFPNFLECPLTCMGTCLLPQWPSQMVSTNEIDHTDYYCKLGCAAHHCVSLSSIQNPNVDKVADCVDSCSDKCSTKN is encoded by the exons atggagagCCAAAGAATGGTGATGTTTGTGACAATGGTGACAGTGATGGTAATGGGAAACCTTCTGGTTGAGGCAGAAGCTCAAGCTCCACCTCCATCTTCTCATCCTTTCAAAACTTGTTACCGTGGTTGTGTTGTGGGTTGTCTTTACCAGAAGACGTTTCCAAATTTTTTGGAATGTCCATTAACGTGTATGGGGACCTGTCTTTTACCCCAATGGCCTTCACAGATGGTTTCAACAAACGAAATCGACCATACTGATTACTACTGCAAACTTGGTTGTGCTGCTCATCACTGTGTTTCCCTTTCTTCTATCCAAAATCCGA ATGTAGACAAAGTTGCGGACTGTGTGGATTCATGCTCGGACAAGTGCTCCACCAAGAACTAG